Proteins encoded in a region of the Apteryx mantelli isolate bAptMan1 chromosome 34, bAptMan1.hap1, whole genome shotgun sequence genome:
- the JOSD2 gene encoding josephin-2 isoform X1, protein MPGAVVPAGAGNAAAAGPGAASWQRRSGAMSEGGSEEEASERRELYHERQRLELCAVHALNNVLQRPCFTQEAADEICKRLAPEARLNPHRSVLGTGNYDVNVIMAALQSLELAAVWWDKRRSLERLALGRIVGFILNVPSNVSLGFVSLPVSRKHWLAVRQLRGTYYNLDSKLKAPARIGGEGELRYGAGGTAGAAPAPAPPPESFVSLCQDLPAAIPLPRPLRGFPRGAQSRGRSWRLVESGMTAGFRPRNRTLEVQLAPVFGAVVNRGGEAAPERELPAANPRLDVEPGAADASPGGIKDAV, encoded by the exons GCAGCGGCGGAGCGGCGCCATGTCCGAAGGCGGCTCGGAAGAGGAGGCGTCGGAGCGCCGGGAGCTGTACCACGAGCGGCAGCGCCTGGAGCTGTGCGCCGTGCACGCGCTCAACAACGTGCTGCAGCGGCCCTGCTTCACCCAGGAGGCGGCTGACGAGATCTGTAAACg CCTGGCGCCCGAAGCTCGTTTAAATCCGCACCGCAGCGTCCTCGGCACCGGCAACTACGACGTCAACGTGATCATGGCGGCGCTGCAGAGCTTGGAGTTGGCGGCGGTGTGGTGGGACAAACGCCG GTCGCTGGAGCGCTTGGCGCTGGGCCGGATCGTGGGCTTCATCCTCAACGTGCCGTCGAACGTCTCGCTGGGCTTCGTGTCGCTGCCCGTCAGCCGCAAGCACTGGCTGGCGGTGCGGCAGCTCCGCGGCACCTACTACAACCTCGATTCCAAGCTGAAGGCTCCGGCGCGCATCGGAGGCGAGGGAGAACTCAGGTACGGAGCGGGTGGCACCGCCGGAGCGGCACCGGCGCCGGCGCCACCTCCAGAATCCTTTGTTTCCCTCTGTCAGGACCTTCCTGCGGCAATTCCTCTCCCAAGGCCTCTGCGAGGTTTTCCTCGTGGTGCCCAAAGCCGTGGAAGAAGCTGGCGCCTGGTTGAATCCGGAATGACAGCGGGATTTCGCCCGCGGAACCGGACGCTGGAGGTTCAGCTTGCACCGGTTTTCGGCGCGGTTGTGAATAGAGGGGGGGAAGCGGCACCGGAACGGGAGCTTCCCGCTGCAAACCCCCGGCTCGACGTTGAGCCCGGCGCTGCCGACGCTTCTCCCGGCGGGATAAAGGACGCGGTGTGA
- the LOC136994924 gene encoding histone H2A type 2-C-like, protein MSGRGKQGGKARAKAKSRSSRAGLQFPVGRVHRLLRKGNYAERVGAGAPVYLAAVMEYLTAEILELAGNAARDNKKTRIIPRHLQLAVRNDEELNKLLGKVTIAQGGVLPNIQAVLLPKKTESHKPKGK, encoded by the coding sequence ATGTCGGGCCGCGGGAAGCAGGGAGGCAAAGCGCGCGCCAAGGCCAAGTCGCGCTCGTCGCGCGCGGGCCTCCAGTTCCCCGTGGGCCGCGTGCACCGCCTGCTGCGCAAGGGCAACTATGCGGAGCGCGTGGGCGCCGGCGCGCCCGTCTACTTGGCTGCCGTCATGGAGTACCTGACGGCCGAGATCCTGGAGCTGGCGGGCAACGCCGCCCGCGACAACAAGAAGACGCGCATCATCCCGCGCCACCTGCAGCTCGCCGTCCGCAACGACGAGGAGCTCAACAAGCTGCTGGGCAAAGTCACCATCGCGCAGGGCGGCGTCTTGCCCAACATCCAGGCCGTGCTGCTGCCCAAGAAGACCGAGAGCCACAAGCCCAAGGGCAAGtga
- the JOSD2 gene encoding josephin-2 isoform X2 has protein sequence MPGAVVPAGAGNAAAAGPGAASWQRRSGAMSEGGSEEEASERRELYHERQRLELCAVHALNNVLQRPCFTQEAADEICKRLAPEARLNPHRSVLGTGNYDVNVIMAALQSLELAAVWWDKRRSLERLALGRIVGFILNVPSNVSLGFVSLPVSRKHWLAVRQLRGTYYNLDSKLKAPARIGGEGELRTFLRQFLSQGLCEVFLVVPKAVEEAGAWLNPE, from the exons GCAGCGGCGGAGCGGCGCCATGTCCGAAGGCGGCTCGGAAGAGGAGGCGTCGGAGCGCCGGGAGCTGTACCACGAGCGGCAGCGCCTGGAGCTGTGCGCCGTGCACGCGCTCAACAACGTGCTGCAGCGGCCCTGCTTCACCCAGGAGGCGGCTGACGAGATCTGTAAACg CCTGGCGCCCGAAGCTCGTTTAAATCCGCACCGCAGCGTCCTCGGCACCGGCAACTACGACGTCAACGTGATCATGGCGGCGCTGCAGAGCTTGGAGTTGGCGGCGGTGTGGTGGGACAAACGCCG GTCGCTGGAGCGCTTGGCGCTGGGCCGGATCGTGGGCTTCATCCTCAACGTGCCGTCGAACGTCTCGCTGGGCTTCGTGTCGCTGCCCGTCAGCCGCAAGCACTGGCTGGCGGTGCGGCAGCTCCGCGGCACCTACTACAACCTCGATTCCAAGCTGAAGGCTCCGGCGCGCATCGGAGGCGAGGGAGAACTCAG GACCTTCCTGCGGCAATTCCTCTCCCAAGGCCTCTGCGAGGTTTTCCTCGTGGTGCCCAAAGCCGTGGAAGAAGCTGGCGCCTGGTTGAATCCGGAATGA
- the LOC106487895 gene encoding histone H2A type 2-C-like: protein MSGRGKQGGKARAKAKSRSSRAGLQFPVGRVHRLLRKGNYAERVGAGAPVYLAAVMEYLTAEILELAGNAARDNKKTRIIPRHLQLAVRNDEELNKLLGKVTIAQGGVLPNIQAVLLPKKTESHKPKGK, encoded by the coding sequence ATGTCGGGCCGCGGGAAGCAGGGAGGCAAAGCGCGCGCCAAGGCCAAGTCACGCTCGTCGCGCGCGGGCCTCCAGTTCCCCGTGGGCCGCGTGCACCGCCTGCTGCGCAAGGGCAACTACGCGGAGCGCGTGGGCGCCGGCGCGCCTGTCTACCTGGCCGCCGTCATGGAGTACCTGACGGCCGAGATCCTGGAGCTGGCGGGCAACGCCGCCCGCGACAACAAGAAGACGCGCATCATCCCGCGCCACCTGCAGCTCGCCGTCCGCAACGACGAGGAGCTCAACAAGCTGCTGGGCAAAGTCACCATCGCGCAGGGCGGCGTCTTGCCCAACATCCAGGCCGTGCTGCTGCCCAAGAAGACCGAGAGCCACAAGCCCAAGGGCAAGtga
- the LOC136994925 gene encoding histone H2B 5-like, with amino-acid sequence MPEPAKSAPAPKKGSKKAVTKTQKKGDKKRRRSRKESYSIYVYKVLKQVHPDTGISSKAMGIMNSFVNDIFERIAGEASRLAHYNKRSTITSREIQTAVRLLLPGELAKHAVSEGTKAVTKYTSSK; translated from the coding sequence ATGCCCGAGCCGGCCAAGTCGGCGCCTGCGCCCAAGAAGGGCTCCAAGAAAGCGGTGACGAAGACGCAGAAGAAGGGCGACAAGAAGCGGCGCCGCAGCCGCAAGGAGAGCTACTCCATCTACGTGTACAAGGTGCTGAAGCAGGTGCACCCGGACACGGGCATCTCCTCCAAGGCCATGGGCATCATGAACTCCTTCGTCAACGACATCTTCGAGCGCATCGCCGGCGAGGCCTCGCGCCTGGCGCACTACAACAAGCGCTCCACCATCACGTCGCGCGAGATCCAGACCGCCGTGCGCCTGCTGCTGCCCGGCGAGCTGGCCAAGCACGCCGTCTCCGAGGGCACCAAGGCCGTCACCAAGTACACCAGCTCCAAGTGA
- the LOC136994923 gene encoding histone H2A type 2-C-like yields the protein MSGRGKQGGKARAKAKSRSSRAGLQFPVGRVHRLLRKGNYAERVGAGAPVYLAAVMEYLTAEILELAGNAARDNKKTRIIPRHLQLAVRNDEELNKLLGGVTIAQGGVLPNIQAVLLPKKTESHKAKGK from the coding sequence ATGTCGGGCCGCGGGAAGCAGGGAGGCAAAGCGCGCGCCAAGGCCAAGTCACGCTCGTCGCGCGCGGGCCTCCAGTTCCCCGTGGGCCGCGTGCACCGCCTGCTGCGCAAGGGTAACTACGCGGAGCGCGTGGGCGCCGGCGCGCCTGTCTACTTGGCCGCCGTCATGGAGTACCTGACGGCCGAGATCCTGGAGCTGGCGGGCAACGCCGCCCGCGACAACAAGAAGACGCGCATCATCCCGCGCCACCTGCAGCTCGCCGTCCGCAACGACGAGGAGCTCAACAAGCTGCTCGGTGGCGTCACCATCGCGCAGGGCGGCGTCTTGCCCAACATCCAGGCCGTGCTGCTGCCCAAGAAGACCGAGAGCCACAAAGCCAAGGGCAAGTGA
- the LOC106487897 gene encoding histone H2B 5-like: MPEPAKSAPAPKKGSKKAVTKTQKKGDKKRRRSRKESYSIYVYKVLKQVHPDTGISSKAMGIMNSFVNDIFERIAGEASRLAHYNKRSTITSREIQTAVRLLLPGELAKHAVSEGTKAVTKYTSSK; this comes from the coding sequence ATGCCCGAGCCGGCCAAGTCGGCGCCTGCGCCCAAGAAGGGCTCCAAGAAAGCGGTGACCAAGACGCAGAAGAAGGGCGACAAGAAGCGGCGCCGCAGCCGCAAGGAGAGCTACTCCATCTACGTGTACAAGGTGTTGAAGCAGGTGCACCCGGACACGGGCATCTCCTCCAAGGCCATGGGCATCATGAACTCCTTCGTCAACGACATCTTCGAGCGCATCGCCGGCGAGGCCTCGCGCCTGGCGCACTACAACAAGCGCTCCACCATCACGTCGCGCGAGATCCAGACCGCCGTGCGCCTGCTGCTGCCCGGCGAGCTGGCCAAGCACGCCGTCTCCGAGGGCACCAAGGCCGTCACCAAGTACACCAGCTCCAAGTGA